In the genome of Telluria beijingensis, one region contains:
- a CDS encoding YgiW/YdeI family stress tolerance OB fold protein, producing MKRFYQISCIAALLAGSAVAVAQNGAATTAAPAAAQPATPAANAALAAKPAPSGYTGPSGAPLMSAKDLLAKGKDDQYVRLKGKLTSHKGDEDYEFTDASGKMTVEIDSDRFPQGVTVDHNTLVELTGEFDKEMFGESKLDVEQIKVVGN from the coding sequence ATGAAACGCTTCTACCAAATCTCTTGTATCGCCGCACTGCTCGCCGGTTCGGCCGTCGCCGTCGCCCAGAATGGCGCCGCCACCACCGCGGCGCCGGCCGCGGCCCAGCCAGCCACCCCGGCAGCCAACGCTGCACTCGCCGCCAAGCCTGCTCCGTCGGGCTATACCGGCCCCTCCGGCGCCCCCTTGATGAGCGCCAAGGACTTGCTGGCCAAGGGCAAGGACGACCAGTACGTGCGCCTGAAAGGCAAGCTGACTAGCCACAAGGGCGACGAGGACTATGAGTTCACCGATGCCAGCGGCAAGATGACGGTCGAGATCGATTCCGATCGCTTCCCGCAGGGCGTGACGGTCGACCACAACACCCTGGTCGAGCTGACCGGCGAGTTCGACAAGGAGATGTTCGGCGAATCGAAGCTCGACGTGGAGCAGATCAAGGTCGTCGGCAACTAA
- a CDS encoding DEAD/DEAH box helicase, translating into MYYDHADLTSHFDAGTLQRGEDYARKGKVRAARRDGDKLLGEVGGSGGELYRQSIRFSAERGGIGFQGSCSCPMSYNCKHVVAVLLADLERHRREMAQSPAAIAARAETWLQQVALLSETPPATAGASEGASFKLAWVLAPDPAGGTPRLHLRRARLRRNGDITGTTPIHDVHALLRALPAAREPGDEELLRQFAALQAGGLVASDAEASGAVGARLLIRLCAERRLLVAWSEDDLRRGSLFYLMTGPRREATLGWRSFIDDDAVRLDWFFQDGSPQGVLPTDPPLYLHDYMLGELALPAPLAALPPPTLVKLVAQAPHLQPEQRAGMSARLAELGLEHLVPPPQAIATRRRTDIAPTPCLLLDCMDAGWRRNHDWHDHALLYFEYDGQSTQDIDEPALRLVEDGVVHLIERDRAAEAAAAAVLAGLGFQAPPPGSPLNDVPGALTVADEAAWVAFARRDIPRLRAAGWQIEMEGDYRYALAEVDDWYAELDEEGEGVNAWFSLELGIVVGGERHALLPLLVQMVRAAPREFDAAALAARGDEDDLLVELTNFERVALPWGRVKPILVTLGELYFGERLGDGVRLPVMDAARLAELERAARLRWMGGERLRELGRKLDAFGGIAQVAPPAGLQAALRPYQLSGLAWLQFLREYGFGGILADDMGLGKTVQTLAHILLEKEAGRLDVPALVVAPTSLMPNWQAEAARFAPGLRVLLLHGKERAAQFDAIGQHDLVLTTYPLLGRDEDALRRHRYHLLILDEAQYIKNSRSKASQTARLLDARHRLCLTGTPVQNHLGELWSQFNFLMPGLLGDEKTFKAQFRRPIEQESDVLRKDLLARRVKPFMLRRTKDKVATELPPKTEIVLPVDLGSAQRDLYETVRVAMDRKVRAEIDRKGLARSHIVILEALLKLRQVCCDPRLVEPAGAAGSAKLETLLELLDTLMSEGRKVLVFSQFTSMLALVGDALRARDVDFVELTGSTLDRAAPVAAFQQGQVGVFLISLKAGGVGLNLTAADTVIHYDPWWNPASENQATDRAWRIGQQQPVFVYKLIARGTLEEKIQEMQRRKGELANAVLSDEGESELAPGLQADDLRAIFALAPSKDA; encoded by the coding sequence ATGTATTACGACCACGCCGACCTGACCAGCCACTTCGATGCCGGCACCCTGCAGCGCGGGGAAGACTATGCGCGCAAGGGCAAAGTGAGGGCGGCGCGCCGCGACGGCGACAAGCTGCTCGGCGAAGTCGGCGGCAGTGGCGGTGAGCTGTACCGCCAGAGCATCCGGTTCAGCGCCGAACGCGGCGGCATCGGCTTCCAGGGCAGTTGCAGCTGCCCCATGAGCTATAACTGCAAGCACGTGGTGGCGGTGCTGCTGGCCGACCTCGAACGCCATCGGCGCGAGATGGCGCAGTCGCCGGCGGCCATCGCGGCGCGCGCCGAAACGTGGTTGCAGCAGGTCGCGCTGCTGTCCGAGACCCCGCCGGCAACCGCCGGTGCGAGCGAAGGCGCCTCCTTCAAACTGGCCTGGGTGCTGGCGCCCGACCCGGCGGGTGGCACGCCGCGCCTGCACCTGCGCCGCGCGCGTTTGCGCAGGAATGGCGACATCACCGGCACCACCCCGATCCACGACGTGCACGCCTTGCTGCGCGCGCTGCCGGCAGCGCGCGAACCTGGCGATGAAGAATTGCTGCGCCAGTTCGCGGCGCTGCAGGCGGGCGGGCTGGTGGCGAGCGATGCCGAGGCATCGGGAGCGGTCGGGGCACGCCTGCTGATCCGCCTGTGCGCCGAGCGCAGGCTGCTGGTGGCGTGGTCCGAAGACGACCTGCGGCGCGGAAGCCTGTTCTACCTGATGACCGGTCCACGGCGCGAGGCCACGCTCGGCTGGCGCTCGTTCATCGACGACGACGCCGTCCGGCTCGACTGGTTCTTCCAGGATGGCAGTCCCCAGGGCGTGCTGCCGACCGATCCACCCCTGTACCTCCACGACTACATGCTGGGCGAGCTGGCGCTGCCCGCGCCCCTCGCGGCGCTGCCGCCGCCGACGCTGGTCAAGCTGGTCGCCCAGGCCCCGCATTTGCAACCCGAGCAGCGCGCCGGCATGTCCGCGCGCCTCGCCGAGCTGGGGCTGGAGCACCTGGTGCCGCCGCCACAGGCGATCGCTACCCGGCGCCGCACCGACATCGCCCCTACGCCCTGCCTGCTACTCGACTGCATGGACGCCGGCTGGCGCCGCAATCATGACTGGCACGACCATGCACTGTTGTACTTCGAGTATGACGGCCAGTCCACGCAGGATATCGACGAACCGGCGCTGCGCCTGGTAGAGGATGGCGTGGTCCACCTCATCGAACGCGACCGGGCCGCGGAAGCCGCCGCTGCCGCCGTCCTGGCCGGCCTCGGCTTCCAGGCGCCGCCGCCAGGGTCGCCGCTGAACGATGTGCCCGGCGCGCTCACCGTGGCGGACGAAGCCGCCTGGGTCGCGTTCGCGCGCCGCGACATCCCGCGCCTGCGCGCCGCCGGCTGGCAGATCGAGATGGAAGGCGACTATCGCTACGCGCTGGCCGAGGTCGACGACTGGTACGCCGAACTCGATGAAGAAGGCGAGGGTGTCAATGCCTGGTTCTCGCTCGAACTCGGCATCGTGGTCGGCGGCGAGCGCCATGCGCTGCTGCCGCTGCTGGTGCAGATGGTGCGCGCCGCGCCGCGCGAGTTCGACGCCGCCGCGCTGGCCGCGCGCGGCGACGAAGACGATCTGCTGGTCGAACTGACGAATTTCGAGCGCGTCGCCTTGCCCTGGGGCCGGGTCAAGCCGATCCTTGTCACGCTGGGAGAACTGTACTTCGGCGAGCGCCTCGGGGACGGGGTGCGCTTGCCGGTCATGGATGCGGCCCGCCTGGCCGAACTGGAGCGCGCCGCCCGATTGCGCTGGATGGGCGGCGAACGCCTGCGCGAACTGGGCCGCAAGCTGGACGCTTTCGGCGGCATCGCGCAGGTGGCGCCGCCGGCCGGCCTGCAGGCCGCGCTGCGGCCTTATCAGCTGTCCGGCCTGGCCTGGCTGCAGTTCCTGCGCGAGTATGGCTTCGGCGGCATCCTGGCCGACGATATGGGGCTCGGAAAAACAGTGCAGACCTTGGCTCACATCCTGCTCGAGAAGGAGGCCGGACGCCTGGATGTGCCGGCCCTGGTGGTGGCGCCGACCAGCCTGATGCCGAACTGGCAGGCCGAGGCCGCGCGCTTCGCGCCTGGCCTGCGCGTGCTGCTCCTGCACGGAAAGGAGCGCGCCGCGCAGTTCGATGCCATCGGCCAGCATGACCTGGTGCTGACGACCTATCCCTTGCTGGGCCGCGACGAAGACGCGCTGCGCCGCCACCGCTATCACCTGCTCATCCTCGACGAGGCGCAATACATCAAGAACAGCCGCAGCAAGGCATCCCAGACTGCGCGCCTGCTCGACGCCCGCCATCGCCTGTGCCTGACCGGCACGCCGGTCCAGAACCACCTGGGCGAACTCTGGTCGCAGTTCAACTTCCTGATGCCGGGCCTGCTGGGCGACGAAAAAACCTTCAAGGCGCAGTTCCGCCGGCCGATCGAGCAGGAGAGCGACGTGCTGCGCAAGGACTTGCTGGCGCGCCGCGTCAAACCCTTCATGCTGCGCCGGACCAAGGACAAGGTGGCGACCGAACTGCCGCCCAAGACCGAGATAGTGCTGCCGGTCGACCTGGGCAGCGCCCAGCGCGACCTGTACGAGACGGTGCGGGTGGCGATGGACCGCAAGGTACGCGCCGAGATCGACCGCAAGGGCCTGGCGCGCAGCCACATCGTGATCCTCGAGGCCCTGCTCAAGCTGCGCCAGGTGTGCTGCGATCCGCGCCTGGTCGAACCGGCGGGCGCGGCCGGTTCGGCCAAGCTCGAGACGCTGCTGGAACTGCTCGATACCTTGATGAGCGAGGGCCGCAAGGTGCTGGTGTTCTCGCAGTTCACCAGCATGCTGGCCCTGGTCGGTGACGCCCTGCGCGCGCGCGACGTCGACTTCGTCGAACTCACCGGCAGCACGCTGGACCGCGCCGCGCCGGTCGCCGCCTTCCAGCAGGGGCAGGTGGGCGTATTCCTGATCAGCCTGAAGGCCGGCGGGGTGGGGCTGAACCTGACGGCGGCCGATACCGTGATCCACTACGACCCGTGGTGGAACCCGGCCAGCGAAAACCAGGCCACCGACCGCGCCTGGCGCATCGGCCAGCAGCAGCCGGTCTTCGTCTACAAGCTGATCGCGCGCGGCACGCTGGAAGAAAAAATCCAGGAGATGCAACGCCGCAAGGGAGAACTGGCGAACGCCGTGCTGTCCGATGAAGGCGAAAGCGAACTGGCGCCCGGCCTGCAGGCGGACGACCTGCGCGCGATCTTCGCGCTGGCGCCGTCCAAAGACGCCTGA
- a CDS encoding LysR family transcriptional regulator, with amino-acid sequence MDQLLALRAFGRVVEAGSFTRAADSLNMPNATLSKLVRELETHLGARLLQRTTRRVTVTPEGRDYYEKTARILSDLEEIDTSFDIARAKPRGQLRIDIGSSTASDVLLPALPEFLARYPDIRIELGVSDRAADLIADNVHCVIRGGRLGDSSLVARSIGHATMVTCAAPSYLKQFGTPAYPDELKNGHRVVSYVLTTNGRALPFRFARGDESMEIKVEHRIGINESNAHLAAAVAGLGIVQTFSYCAGKHLRDGALVEILADWRPAGFPFHVVYPQNRHLTHRLRVFIDWLAECFPQRVRG; translated from the coding sequence GTGGACCAACTACTCGCCCTGCGCGCCTTCGGCCGCGTCGTCGAAGCCGGCAGCTTTACCCGCGCCGCCGATTCGCTGAACATGCCGAACGCCACCTTGAGCAAGCTGGTGCGCGAATTGGAAACCCATCTTGGCGCGCGGCTGCTGCAGCGTACGACGCGCCGCGTGACGGTCACGCCCGAGGGCCGCGACTACTATGAAAAAACGGCGCGCATCCTGTCCGACCTGGAAGAAATCGACACGTCCTTCGATATCGCGCGCGCCAAGCCGCGTGGCCAGCTGCGCATCGACATCGGCTCGTCGACCGCCAGCGACGTCCTGCTGCCGGCGCTGCCCGAATTCCTGGCGCGCTATCCCGATATCCGGATCGAGCTCGGCGTCTCGGACCGGGCCGCGGACCTGATCGCCGACAACGTCCACTGCGTGATCCGCGGCGGCCGGCTGGGCGATTCGTCGCTGGTGGCGCGCAGCATCGGCCACGCCACGATGGTGACCTGCGCGGCGCCAAGTTACCTGAAACAGTTCGGCACGCCGGCCTATCCCGACGAACTGAAGAACGGCCACCGCGTGGTCAGCTACGTGCTGACGACCAACGGCCGCGCCCTGCCGTTCAGGTTTGCGCGCGGCGACGAGAGCATGGAAATCAAGGTTGAGCATCGCATCGGCATCAATGAGAGCAATGCCCACCTGGCCGCTGCCGTGGCCGGGCTGGGCATCGTCCAGACGTTCAGCTACTGCGCGGGCAAGCACCTGCGCGACGGCGCGCTGGTCGAGATCCTCGCCGACTGGCGCCCCGCCGGCTTCCCATTCCACGTGGTCTACCCGCAGAACCGCCACCTGACGCATCGGCTGCGGGTATTCATCGACTGGCTGGCGGAATGCTTCCCGCAGCGCGTGCGCGGCTAG
- a CDS encoding SDR family NAD(P)-dependent oxidoreductase, with translation MSTQLNGKIALITGGTTGIGLATAQEFAAQGARVYITGRRQAELDAAVAAIGPAATGIRADAASLADLDTVYAQIARDAGRIDVLFANAGGGDMLPLGAITEEHFDRIFGTNVRGLLFTVQKALALLADGGSIILTASTTSVQGTAGFSVYSASKAAVRNFARSWAMDLKERGIRVNVISPGPIRTPGLGGLVDDASRQGLFDHLAAQVPMGRLGEPEEIGKAVAFLASSAASYINGIELFVDGGMVQV, from the coding sequence ATGAGTACCCAACTGAACGGCAAGATCGCTCTCATCACCGGCGGCACCACCGGCATCGGCCTGGCAACGGCGCAGGAATTCGCGGCCCAGGGCGCGCGCGTCTACATCACCGGCCGCCGCCAGGCCGAACTGGACGCCGCGGTCGCCGCCATTGGCCCGGCCGCGACCGGCATTCGCGCCGATGCAGCCAGCCTGGCCGACCTGGATACGGTGTATGCGCAGATCGCACGCGATGCGGGCCGGATCGACGTCCTGTTCGCGAATGCCGGCGGCGGCGACATGCTGCCGCTCGGCGCCATCACCGAAGAACACTTCGACCGCATCTTCGGCACCAATGTGCGCGGCCTGCTGTTCACCGTGCAGAAGGCGTTGGCGCTGCTGGCCGACGGCGGATCGATCATTCTCACCGCGTCGACTACTTCGGTGCAGGGCACGGCCGGCTTCAGCGTCTACAGCGCCAGCAAGGCGGCGGTGCGCAACTTCGCCCGCTCCTGGGCGATGGACCTGAAGGAGCGCGGCATCCGCGTCAACGTCATCAGCCCCGGCCCGATTCGCACGCCGGGACTGGGCGGCCTGGTCGACGATGCCAGCCGCCAGGGCCTGTTCGATCACCTGGCCGCGCAAGTGCCGATGGGCCGCCTGGGCGAGCCGGAAGAAATCGGCAAGGCCGTGGCCTTCCTGGCCTCCAGCGCCGCCAGCTACATCAACGGCATCGAGCTGTTCGTCGATGGCGGGATGGTCCAGGTCTGA
- a CDS encoding host attachment protein: MPTTWTIAANAGRARIFSDADNKQALQEVDDLVNPAAQQRVLDTVTDKMSPRSAHNSGHNIGGGQGGGFEHAAPAGAPGNDYQPAVTPAEHEAQKFAKDISHYLQQAHQAGRFQQLIVAASPEFLGVLRDKIDPQLKALIKREVNKDYTHSNGQELRAQLDAHQDKSA, encoded by the coding sequence ATGCCAACAACCTGGACCATCGCAGCCAATGCGGGCCGTGCACGTATTTTTTCCGACGCCGACAACAAGCAAGCCTTGCAGGAGGTGGACGACCTGGTCAATCCGGCCGCCCAGCAGCGCGTGCTGGATACCGTCACCGACAAGATGAGCCCGCGCTCGGCCCACAATAGCGGCCACAATATCGGCGGCGGCCAGGGCGGCGGCTTCGAGCATGCAGCCCCGGCTGGCGCGCCGGGCAACGACTACCAGCCCGCCGTCACGCCAGCCGAGCACGAGGCGCAAAAGTTTGCCAAGGATATTTCGCACTACTTGCAGCAGGCGCACCAGGCCGGCCGTTTCCAGCAACTGATCGTGGCTGCCTCGCCCGAGTTCCTCGGCGTGCTGCGCGACAAGATCGATCCGCAGCTCAAGGCGCTGATCAAGCGCGAAGTGAACAAGGACTACACGCATTCGAACGGCCAGGAATTGCGCGCCCAGCTCGATGCGCACCAGGACAAGTCGGCGTAA
- the ltrA gene encoding group II intron reverse transcriptase/maturase — MNRVRHQMPASAGRGAVRRGEASSTAISDETRLPRQELEDTGRDLLTQALARENMQRAWKRVKANKGAAGVDGLDIALTGQHLKHAWPAIKQQLLAGTYRPMPVRRVGIPKPDGSERELGIPTVTDRLIQQALLQVLQPLIDPTFSEHSHGFRPGRRARDAVLAAQQYVQEGYCIVVDVDLSKFFDRVNHDILMDRLRKRVNDAGVIRLIRAYLNAGIMDGGVVVERAEGTPQGGPLSPLLANVLLDEVDRELERRGHRFARYADDCNVYVRSQKAGERVMALLKRRYDKLHLKINESKSAVDRVFGRKFLGYALWMAPKGEVKRAVSKKALESFRQRIRQLTRRSGGRSIDQVIGKLRSYVLGWKGYFGLAQTPRVLRELDEWMRHRLRAIHLKHWKRGPTIYRELLKLGAKPKVALLVAGNSSRWWRNSRLALNNILTIAYFDRLGMPRLT; from the coding sequence ATGAATCGTGTACGGCATCAGATGCCCGCATCAGCGGGGCGGGGCGCGGTAAGGCGGGGTGAAGCCTCGTCCACAGCGATCAGCGATGAAACACGGCTCCCGCGGCAGGAACTGGAAGACACGGGGCGAGACTTGCTCACGCAAGCGCTCGCGAGGGAGAACATGCAACGCGCGTGGAAACGCGTGAAGGCGAACAAAGGAGCCGCAGGCGTCGATGGTCTGGACATTGCTCTGACCGGACAACACCTGAAGCACGCTTGGCCTGCCATCAAGCAGCAACTACTGGCAGGCACGTATCGGCCCATGCCGGTGCGGCGCGTCGGCATTCCGAAGCCGGATGGAAGTGAACGTGAGCTGGGGATACCTACCGTGACCGACCGTCTGATTCAGCAGGCACTATTGCAGGTGCTACAACCGTTGATCGATCCCACCTTTAGTGAACACAGCCATGGGTTTCGGCCCGGCCGGCGTGCGCGTGATGCCGTGCTGGCAGCACAGCAGTACGTGCAGGAAGGTTATTGCATCGTGGTCGATGTCGATCTGTCGAAGTTCTTCGATCGGGTCAATCACGACATCCTGATGGACCGTCTAAGGAAACGCGTGAATGACGCCGGAGTCATCCGGCTGATACGCGCCTACCTGAACGCGGGCATCATGGATGGCGGCGTGGTGGTCGAGCGCGCTGAAGGTACGCCGCAAGGCGGGCCGCTCTCGCCGCTGCTGGCCAATGTGCTTCTCGACGAAGTGGATCGTGAGCTGGAACGCAGGGGCCACCGCTTTGCCCGCTATGCCGATGACTGCAACGTATATGTGCGCAGCCAGAAGGCCGGCGAGCGGGTGATGGCCCTGCTCAAGCGTCGATACGACAAGCTGCACTTGAAGATCAACGAATCGAAAAGCGCGGTAGACCGGGTGTTTGGCCGCAAATTTCTGGGTTACGCACTATGGATGGCCCCGAAAGGCGAGGTAAAGCGCGCGGTGTCGAAGAAGGCGCTGGAGAGCTTCCGGCAGCGGATCAGGCAACTGACCCGCCGGTCTGGCGGTCGCAGCATCGACCAGGTGATTGGAAAGCTGCGGTCTTATGTACTGGGATGGAAAGGCTACTTCGGATTGGCGCAAACTCCGCGCGTCCTGCGTGAGTTGGACGAGTGGATGCGCCACCGACTACGTGCCATCCACCTCAAGCACTGGAAGCGTGGCCCGACGATCTACCGGGAGCTGCTGAAACTAGGGGCGAAACCGAAGGTAGCTCTGCTAGTGGCGGGAAACAGCAGTCGCTGGTGGCGCAACAGCCGCTTAGCCTTGAACAACATACTGACGATCGCCTACTTTGATCGTCTTGGCATGCCTCGATTAACATGA
- a CDS encoding PEP-CTERM sorting domain-containing protein — MSISDRLRRSGALLFTLFAMTLSPLSSATTILFVGNSFTYGAGAPPVQAFRPHTVTDLNGTKIGGVPALFKAMTERAGLHYDVSLETEGGAGLDFHYRERHGLIARPWDIVLLQGYSTLDQDKPGDPGKLIRYSGLLAKVFHQHNPQVDVRLTATWSRADQTWQSSGAWYGKPIGQMALDVRRGHDAALAASPLIAGVIPVGEAWNRAIAGGVAAANPYRGIPAGQVDLWGEDAYHGSVYGYYLEALTIFGSVTGRDPRALGADDPIARELGIDAGIAAALQAIAAEQLAFDARPEPVRRAA, encoded by the coding sequence GTGTCCATTTCCGATCGCCTGCGCCGCAGCGGCGCCCTCCTATTTACCCTCTTCGCCATGACTCTGTCTCCCTTGTCCAGCGCCACCACCATCCTGTTCGTCGGCAACAGCTTTACCTATGGCGCCGGCGCGCCGCCGGTGCAGGCATTCCGTCCGCACACCGTGACGGACCTCAATGGCACGAAGATCGGCGGTGTCCCGGCGCTGTTCAAGGCGATGACGGAGCGGGCCGGATTGCACTACGACGTGAGCCTGGAGACAGAAGGCGGCGCCGGGCTCGACTTTCATTACCGGGAGCGCCATGGCCTGATCGCCAGGCCGTGGGATATCGTGCTGCTGCAAGGCTATAGCACGCTGGACCAGGACAAGCCCGGCGATCCGGGCAAGCTGATCCGTTACAGCGGCTTGCTGGCCAAGGTCTTCCACCAGCACAATCCACAAGTCGACGTGCGCCTGACCGCGACCTGGTCGCGCGCCGACCAGACCTGGCAAAGCAGCGGCGCCTGGTATGGCAAGCCGATCGGGCAGATGGCGCTGGACGTGCGCCGCGGCCACGATGCGGCCCTGGCCGCGTCGCCCCTGATCGCCGGCGTGATCCCGGTCGGCGAGGCGTGGAACCGCGCAATCGCGGGCGGCGTGGCCGCCGCCAATCCCTACCGCGGCATCCCGGCCGGCCAGGTCGATCTATGGGGAGAGGATGCCTATCACGGCAGCGTGTACGGCTACTACCTGGAAGCGCTGACCATCTTCGGCAGCGTCACCGGCCGCGATCCACGTGCGCTCGGCGCCGACGATCCGATCGCACGCGAACTCGGCATCGATGCCGGAATCGCTGCTGCTCTGCAGGCCATCGCGGCCGAGCAACTGGCTTTTGACGCGCGACCGGAGCCGGTGCGCCGGGCGGCGTGA
- a CDS encoding alpha,alpha-trehalose-phosphate synthase (UDP-forming) — MQFRSAQLSMRFIVPLALVLALFGYFAIPWMESLTVRWFVRDLDTRSQLVSSTLQQPLLNYLEDNDSARINDAFNRAIQDERLFALAYCDPSGALRYRTDTYPDSLGCRQGAEGEAANPVVRLPQGPVHVSSRTLTQDGVAAGSLVLVQDMSFIERRSEDTQKYIIGLFVVLAGAISLITVLIAHLSWHGWLNGVREMLRGELSPRPPGPMPPEIAPLASELRALLSEYNRELQGSGVESQPWGADTLKTLLNQDLAGDEILVVSNREPYIHVNTPNGVKVQRPASGLVTAVEAVMRACSGTWIAHGAGSADRATVDANDHVRVPPEHPSYTLRRVWLSKEEEQGYYYGFANEGLWPLCHIAHVRPVFRSSDWAEYVKVNQRFADAVIAEARSDNPVVLVQDYHFALLPRMVRAVLPKATIITFWHIPWPNPESFGICPWREEILDGMLGSTILGFHTPFHRKNFLDTVDRYLETRIENEASTVSYGNELTQVKPYPISIAWPQPGPDECDVAACRAQVRQALALPEDQLLGIGVDRLDYTKGIVERFQAVERMLELHPDMVGKFTFVQIAAPTRSSLDEYQNFEARVRALAQRINQRFSSGSYLPIILKTEHHEQDQLRAYFRASEVCSVTSLHDGMNLVAKEFIASRDDEQGVLILSQFTGAARELHEALIVNPYHIEEGAEALYRALRMPQDEQRERMRSMRVRVRDFNVYRWAGRMLQDAARLRQRERVRSRINTLSQNRVRKGEA, encoded by the coding sequence ATGCAGTTCAGATCGGCACAACTATCCATGCGCTTCATCGTCCCGCTGGCCCTGGTGCTGGCGTTGTTCGGTTATTTCGCGATTCCCTGGATGGAAAGTCTTACCGTGCGCTGGTTCGTACGGGATCTCGATACACGGTCCCAACTGGTGTCGAGCACGCTTCAACAGCCGTTGCTCAACTACCTCGAGGACAACGATTCCGCGCGCATCAATGACGCCTTCAACCGCGCGATCCAGGACGAGCGCCTGTTTGCGCTGGCCTACTGCGACCCGTCGGGCGCGCTGCGCTACCGCACCGATACCTACCCGGACTCGCTCGGCTGCCGCCAGGGCGCCGAAGGCGAGGCCGCGAATCCGGTCGTGCGCCTGCCGCAGGGACCGGTCCACGTCTCCAGCCGCACGCTGACCCAGGACGGCGTCGCCGCTGGCAGCCTGGTGCTGGTGCAGGACATGAGCTTCATCGAGCGCCGCAGCGAAGACACCCAGAAATACATCATCGGCCTGTTCGTCGTGCTGGCCGGCGCCATCTCCCTGATCACGGTGCTGATCGCCCACCTGAGCTGGCACGGCTGGCTCAACGGCGTGCGCGAGATGCTGCGCGGCGAGCTGTCGCCGCGCCCGCCGGGCCCCATGCCGCCCGAGATCGCCCCGCTGGCCAGCGAGCTGCGGGCCCTGCTCAGCGAATACAACCGCGAGCTGCAGGGCAGCGGCGTGGAGTCGCAGCCCTGGGGCGCCGATACCCTCAAGACCCTGCTGAACCAGGACCTGGCCGGCGACGAGATCCTGGTGGTCTCTAACCGCGAACCGTATATCCACGTGAACACGCCGAACGGCGTCAAGGTGCAGCGCCCGGCCAGCGGCCTGGTAACGGCGGTCGAAGCCGTGATGCGCGCCTGTTCCGGCACCTGGATCGCGCACGGCGCCGGCTCGGCCGACCGCGCCACGGTCGATGCCAACGACCATGTGCGGGTGCCGCCCGAGCATCCGAGCTATACGTTGCGCCGCGTCTGGCTGTCGAAGGAAGAAGAGCAGGGCTATTACTATGGCTTCGCCAACGAGGGCCTGTGGCCGCTGTGCCATATCGCCCACGTGCGGCCCGTGTTCCGCTCGTCCGACTGGGCCGAATACGTCAAGGTCAACCAGCGCTTCGCCGACGCCGTGATCGCGGAGGCGCGCTCCGACAATCCGGTGGTGCTGGTCCAGGATTACCACTTCGCCCTGCTGCCGCGCATGGTGCGCGCCGTGCTTCCGAAGGCGACCATCATCACCTTCTGGCACATTCCCTGGCCGAACCCGGAATCGTTCGGCATCTGCCCGTGGCGCGAAGAGATCCTCGACGGCATGCTGGGCAGCACCATCCTCGGTTTCCATACGCCGTTCCACCGCAAGAACTTCCTCGATACCGTGGACCGCTATCTGGAAACCCGGATCGAGAACGAGGCCTCGACGGTCAGCTACGGCAACGAGCTGACCCAGGTGAAACCGTATCCGATCTCGATCGCCTGGCCGCAACCGGGCCCCGACGAATGCGACGTGGCGGCCTGCCGCGCACAGGTCCGCCAGGCGCTGGCGCTGCCAGAAGACCAACTTCTGGGCATCGGCGTCGACCGCCTCGATTACACCAAGGGCATCGTCGAGCGCTTCCAGGCGGTCGAGCGCATGCTCGAACTGCATCCCGACATGGTGGGCAAATTCACCTTCGTGCAGATCGCGGCGCCCACCCGCTCGTCGCTCGACGAATACCAGAACTTCGAAGCGCGGGTGCGCGCGCTGGCCCAGCGCATCAACCAGCGCTTTTCCAGCGGCAGCTACCTGCCGATCATCCTCAAGACCGAACACCATGAACAGGACCAGTTGCGCGCGTATTTCCGCGCGTCCGAGGTGTGCAGCGTAACCAGCCTGCACGATGGCATGAACCTGGTGGCCAAGGAATTCATCGCCTCGCGCGACGACGAGCAGGGCGTGCTGATCCTGAGCCAGTTCACCGGCGCCGCGCGCGAGCTGCACGAGGCGCTGATCGTCAACCCGTATCACATCGAGGAGGGCGCCGAGGCCCTGTACCGCGCGCTGCGCATGCCGCAGGACGAGCAGCGCGAGCGGATGCGCAGCATGCGGGTGCGGGTGCGCGACTTCAACGTCTATCGCTGGGCCGGCCGCATGCTGCAGGACGCGGCGCGCCTGCGCCAGCGCGAGCGGGTGCGCTCGCGCATCAATACGTTGAGCCAGAACCGGGTGCGAAAGGGGGAGGCATGA